The genomic interval TTGGCTCCGACCCATTTAGCACCAAATGCGTGACCAAGCTCATGCGTAATTGTACCGATAGGACCGGCGATAAACACAAGGTAAAGCAATAGAACGATAACCATAGCTAATCTTTATTCGGAAAAGACCTTTACTTCTTTCATGACGTCACCATTTTTCATTGCTTTCGCATATTCAATCCCGGAAGTGACCTGCCCAAAAACGGTATGAACGCCATCCAGATGTGGCTGTTGTTCATGAACGATAAAAAACTGACAACTTCCAGTATCCTTCCCTGCATGGGCCATTGACAGCGACCCTTCAACATGGTGATGCGGATTACCTTCCGTTTCACATTTTATTGTATAGCCAGCTGATCCGGTACCATTTCCGTTTGGGCAACCTCCTTGGCTTACAAACCCGTCAATAACACGGTGGAATGTGAGCCCGTCGTA from Lentibacillus cibarius carries:
- a CDS encoding peptidylprolyl isomerase translates to MDKTGYILMENGNKISFKLFPNEAPNTVANFEKLANNNFYDGLTFHRVIDGFVSQGGCPNGNGTGSAGYTIKCETEGNPHHHVEGSLSMAHAGKDTGSCQFFIVHEQQPHLDGVHTVFGQVTSGIEYAKAMKNGDVMKEVKVFSE